In Pseudomonas nunensis, a single window of DNA contains:
- a CDS encoding GspE/PulE family protein, protein MSVQLATQDRWLDLNDLLRELVAQGFINQDSAELALNARRRHAANGQLHPLEFIASQHLDDLSRPGKHLDLESLTLWLSQQAGQPYLRIDPLKINVAAITPLMSYAFAQRHKILAVSIDRDAVTVASAQPYVTGWEADLTHVLKLPIKRVVANPADIQRFSVEFFRLAKSVTGATNADQQTSTLGNFEQLLNLGASDQEPDANDAHIVNIVDWLFQYAFQQRASDIHIEPRREQGTVRFRIDGVLHNVYQFPPQVTMAIVSRLKSLGRMNVAEKRKPQDGRVKTKTPDGGEVELRLSTLPTAFGEKMVMRIFDPEVLLKDFDQLGFSADDLRRWQDMTRQPNGIILVTGPTGSGKTTTLYTTLKKLATPEVNLCTIEDPIEMVEPAFNQMQVQHNIDLTFAAGVRALMRQDPDIIMIGEIRDLETAEMAIQAALTGHLVLSTLHTNDAPSAISRLLELGVPHYLIKATVLGVMAQRLVRTLCPHCKAPLTLGEEDWQTLTRPWQAPLPNNAHRAIGCLECRDTGYRGRAGVYEIMQLTDSVKALITPDTDLLAIRRQAFKEGMRSLRLSGAQKVAAGLTTIEEVLRVTPQSEQK, encoded by the coding sequence ATGTCCGTTCAACTTGCCACACAGGACCGCTGGCTGGATCTCAATGATTTGCTGCGAGAGCTGGTCGCCCAAGGCTTTATTAACCAGGATTCGGCCGAACTCGCGCTCAATGCCCGACGCCGGCATGCCGCCAATGGCCAGTTGCACCCGTTGGAGTTTATTGCCAGCCAACACCTCGACGACCTCAGCCGTCCCGGTAAACACCTGGACCTGGAAAGCCTGACCCTGTGGTTGTCGCAACAGGCCGGTCAGCCTTACTTGCGTATCGACCCGCTGAAAATCAACGTCGCGGCCATCACGCCGTTGATGTCCTACGCCTTCGCCCAGCGCCACAAGATTCTCGCCGTCTCCATCGACCGCGACGCCGTGACCGTGGCCAGCGCCCAGCCCTACGTCACGGGTTGGGAAGCTGATCTGACCCACGTATTGAAGCTGCCGATCAAGCGCGTTGTGGCCAACCCGGCGGACATCCAGCGCTTCAGCGTGGAGTTTTTTCGCCTGGCCAAATCGGTCACCGGCGCGACCAATGCCGATCAACAGACCAGCACCCTGGGCAACTTCGAACAACTGCTCAACCTCGGCGCCAGCGACCAGGAGCCGGACGCCAACGACGCGCATATCGTCAACATCGTCGACTGGCTGTTCCAGTACGCGTTCCAGCAGCGGGCCAGTGATATCCACATCGAACCGCGCCGCGAGCAAGGCACCGTGCGGTTTCGCATCGACGGCGTGCTGCACAACGTCTATCAATTCCCGCCCCAGGTGACCATGGCCATCGTCAGTCGCCTGAAAAGCCTGGGCCGGATGAACGTCGCGGAAAAACGCAAACCCCAGGACGGCCGGGTCAAGACCAAGACCCCGGATGGCGGCGAAGTCGAACTGCGGCTGTCGACCCTGCCTACCGCGTTTGGCGAAAAAATGGTCATGCGGATCTTCGACCCGGAAGTGCTGCTCAAGGATTTCGATCAACTGGGTTTCTCCGCCGATGACCTGCGCCGCTGGCAGGACATGACCCGCCAGCCCAACGGCATCATTCTGGTGACAGGACCGACCGGTTCGGGCAAGACCACCACGCTCTATACCACCCTGAAAAAACTGGCGACGCCGGAGGTCAACCTCTGCACCATCGAGGACCCGATCGAAATGGTCGAGCCGGCCTTCAACCAGATGCAGGTCCAGCACAACATCGACCTGACCTTCGCCGCCGGGGTGCGCGCGTTGATGCGGCAAGACCCGGACATCATCATGATCGGAGAGATCCGCGACCTCGAAACCGCCGAAATGGCGATCCAGGCCGCACTCACCGGTCACTTGGTGCTTTCGACCCTGCACACCAACGACGCACCGAGCGCCATCAGCCGTTTGCTGGAACTCGGCGTGCCGCATTATCTGATCAAAGCCACGGTACTTGGGGTCATGGCCCAGCGTCTGGTCCGCACCTTGTGCCCGCACTGCAAGGCGCCGCTTACCCTGGGCGAAGAGGACTGGCAAACCCTGACCCGCCCCTGGCAGGCACCGCTCCCCAACAACGCCCACCGCGCCATCGGCTGCCTGGAATGCCGCGACACCGGCTACCGAGGCCGCGCCGGGGTCTACGAAATCATGCAACTGACCGACAGCGTCAAGGCGCTGATCACCCCGGATACGGACCTACTGGCGATTCGGCGCCAGGCGTTCAAGGAAGGCATGCGCAGCTTGCGACTGTCCGGCGCGCAGAAAGTAGCGGCGGGTCTGACAACGATTGAGGAGGTGTTGCGGGTGACGCCGCAGAGCGAGCAGAAGTAG
- a CDS encoding Lrp/AsnC family transcriptional regulator, with protein sequence MQAELDGYDRKILALLQEDASLSSAQIAEQVGLSQSPCWRRIQRMKEEGIIRGQVTLLDRKKIGLNTQIFAEIKLNAHGRSNFTEFTEAIRGFPEVLECYVLMGSVDFLLRIVTADIEAYERFFFEKLSMVPGIQEVNSIVALSEIKSTTSLPVMR encoded by the coding sequence ATGCAAGCCGAGCTGGATGGCTACGACCGCAAGATTCTCGCGTTGCTGCAAGAGGACGCTTCGCTTTCCAGTGCGCAGATCGCCGAACAGGTCGGGCTGTCGCAGTCGCCGTGCTGGCGGCGGATCCAGCGCATGAAGGAGGAAGGGATCATTCGCGGGCAGGTGACGTTGCTCGATCGCAAGAAGATCGGCTTGAACACGCAGATTTTTGCCGAGATCAAACTCAACGCCCACGGCCGTTCGAACTTCACTGAGTTCACCGAGGCGATTCGCGGCTTTCCCGAAGTACTGGAGTGTTATGTGCTGATGGGGTCGGTGGATTTTTTGCTGCGGATTGTGACGGCGGACATCGAGGCGTATGAGCGCTTCTTCTTCGAGAAGCTGTCGATGGTGCCGGGGATTCAGGAGGTGAATTCGATTGTGGCGTTGTCGGAGATCAAGTCCACGACGAGTTTGCCGGTGATGCGCTGA
- a CDS encoding inorganic triphosphatase — MQKETEIKLRVSRETLAALREHPLLKKRNKSGWERRELMNQYFDTPERDLARAKVALRLRRDGEEVIQTLKTRGQSVAGLSERNEYDWNLPKAKLDVKKLDGECWPEELAELDKKTLKAIFTTDFVRERAEIAWGRGKTKVVIEAALDFGHVVVGKQKEEICELELELREGEPAALLELAAELAATLPLMPCDISKAERGYRLYDANSYSLSLPAPQITAEMPLDDAFAALSWHLLGSSQRLAEQYRFNGHWRLLQDWVENLGELRALLSSLGQAAPRQSTHDLRLALDALLEDWRPLVQAGLDDEDVRKAAPEQFLEELEDPRWGLFSLNTSRWLLARTWAADRNVRGNRQGAAQLANWLPRLLGEEATSLQLQRYQQQPEDLAEQLPRIERIQAWMHHARGVLDIPEMDRLYGELNKLAQLANEPITDEALDARKQQAIAVYQNRAWKMLLRM; from the coding sequence ATGCAGAAAGAAACCGAAATCAAACTCCGCGTCAGCCGCGAAACCCTCGCCGCTCTGCGTGAGCACCCGCTCCTGAAAAAACGCAACAAAAGTGGCTGGGAACGCCGTGAGTTGATGAACCAGTACTTCGACACGCCTGAGCGCGACCTGGCCCGCGCCAAGGTTGCCCTGCGCCTGCGCCGCGATGGCGAAGAAGTTATTCAAACGCTCAAGACCCGTGGCCAGAGCGTTGCAGGTCTGTCCGAGCGTAACGAATACGACTGGAACCTGCCCAAAGCCAAGCTCGACGTGAAGAAACTCGACGGCGAATGTTGGCCTGAAGAGCTGGCGGAGCTGGACAAGAAAACCCTGAAAGCCATCTTCACCACCGATTTCGTGCGCGAACGCGCGGAAATCGCCTGGGGCCGTGGCAAGACCAAGGTGGTTATCGAAGCCGCGCTGGACTTCGGCCACGTCGTGGTCGGCAAGCAGAAAGAAGAAATCTGCGAGCTGGAACTGGAACTGCGCGAAGGCGAACCCGCCGCGCTGCTGGAACTGGCCGCCGAACTGGCCGCGACCCTGCCCCTGATGCCATGTGACATCAGCAAGGCCGAGCGCGGTTACCGTTTGTACGACGCCAACAGCTACTCGCTGAGCCTGCCGGCGCCGCAGATCACCGCTGAAATGCCGCTGGACGACGCTTTCGCTGCGCTGAGCTGGCACTTGCTGGGCAGCAGCCAGCGTCTGGCTGAACAGTATCGCTTCAATGGTCACTGGCGTTTGCTGCAGGACTGGGTCGAAAACCTCGGTGAACTGCGCGCGTTGCTGAGCAGCCTCGGCCAAGCCGCACCGCGTCAGTCGACTCACGACCTGCGCCTTGCGCTGGACGCTTTGCTGGAAGACTGGCGTCCGCTGGTTCAAGCCGGTCTGGACGATGAAGACGTGCGCAAAGCCGCGCCGGAGCAGTTCCTCGAAGAACTGGAAGACCCGCGTTGGGGCTTGTTCTCGCTGAACACTTCGCGCTGGTTGCTGGCGCGCACCTGGGCTGCCGATCGCAACGTGCGTGGCAATCGCCAAGGCGCTGCACAATTGGCCAACTGGTTGCCGCGCCTGCTGGGCGAAGAAGCCACGTCCCTGCAATTGCAGCGTTATCAGCAACAGCCGGAAGACCTGGCCGAGCAACTGCCGCGCATCGAACGCATCCAGGCATGGATGCACCACGCCCGTGGCGTGCTGGACATCCCGGAAATGGATCGCCTGTACGGTGAACTGAACAAACTGGCGCAACTGGCCAACGAGCCGATCACCGACGAAGCCCTGGATGCGCGTAAGCAGCAGGCGATCGCCGTGTATCAGAATCGTGCCTGGAAAATGTTGTTGCGCATGTAA
- the argE gene encoding acetylornithine deacetylase — MPLPSMKDQFAALIAAPSVSCTQPSLDQTNRPVIDLLATWLGDLGFACDIQQVSPGKFNLLASFGSGPGGLVLAGHSDTVPFDGALWQTDPLKLTEVDGRWVGLGSCDMKGFFALAIEAVIPLLDKPFKQPLLILATCDEESSMSGARALAEAGRPLGRAAVIGEPTGLKPIRMHKGIMMERIDILGQSGHSSDPRLGHSALEAMHDAIGELRGLRLLWQREFRNPQFGVPTPTMNFGCIHGGDNPNRICGQCSLEFDLRPLPGMDPKVLRAEILARLKPVAERHQVKIDYAPLFPEVPPFEQAEDAELVRVAEKLTGHRAEAVAFGTEAPYLQRLGCETLVLGPGDIACAHQPGEYLEMSRLQPTVHLLRQLIEHYCLTPAKASMPVS; from the coding sequence ATGCCTTTGCCGTCCATGAAAGATCAGTTCGCTGCGCTGATCGCTGCGCCGTCCGTCAGCTGTACCCAGCCGAGCCTCGATCAGACCAACCGGCCGGTGATCGATCTGCTGGCAACATGGCTTGGCGATCTGGGTTTTGCCTGCGATATCCAGCAGGTCAGCCCCGGCAAATTCAATTTGCTCGCCAGTTTCGGTTCCGGCCCTGGCGGCCTGGTGCTGGCCGGGCACAGCGACACCGTGCCGTTCGATGGCGCCTTGTGGCAGACCGATCCCTTGAAGCTGACAGAAGTCGACGGCCGCTGGGTCGGTCTCGGCAGTTGCGACATGAAGGGCTTTTTCGCCCTGGCCATCGAAGCGGTCATCCCGTTGCTCGACAAACCGTTCAAGCAACCGTTGCTGATCCTCGCCACTTGCGACGAAGAGAGCTCGATGTCAGGGGCTCGCGCCTTGGCCGAAGCTGGACGTCCGCTGGGCCGGGCGGCGGTGATCGGCGAGCCGACCGGGCTCAAGCCGATCCGCATGCACAAAGGCATCATGATGGAGCGCATCGACATCCTCGGGCAGAGCGGCCATTCCTCTGACCCGCGCCTGGGCCACAGCGCCCTCGAAGCGATGCACGACGCCATTGGCGAACTGCGTGGCTTGCGCCTGTTGTGGCAGCGTGAATTCCGCAATCCGCAGTTCGGCGTACCGACCCCGACGATGAATTTCGGCTGCATCCATGGCGGCGACAACCCCAACCGTATCTGCGGCCAGTGTTCGCTGGAATTCGACCTGCGACCGCTGCCGGGCATGGACCCTAAAGTCCTGCGTGCGGAAATTCTGGCGAGGCTCAAACCGGTTGCCGAACGGCATCAGGTGAAGATCGATTACGCGCCGCTGTTCCCTGAAGTGCCGCCGTTCGAGCAGGCCGAGGACGCCGAATTGGTCCGGGTTGCGGAAAAGCTCACTGGTCATCGCGCCGAAGCAGTGGCGTTCGGCACGGAAGCGCCTTATCTTCAGCGCCTTGGCTGCGAAACACTGGTGCTCGGCCCGGGCGATATCGCCTGCGCTCACCAACCGGGGGAATACCTCGAAATGTCACGTTTGCAGCCTACCGTGCATCTATTACGTCAATTGATTGAACATTACTGCCTGACACCGGCCAAAGCCTCGATGCCAGTCAGCTAA
- the argA gene encoding amino-acid N-acetyltransferase, which yields MPEYVNWLRHASPYINAHRDCTFVVMLPGDGVEHPNFGNIVHDLVLLHSLGVRLVLVHGSRPQIETRLAARGLIPHYHHGMRITDAATLECVIDAVGHLRIAIEARLSMDMASSPMQGSRLRVASGNLVTARPIGVLEGVDYHHTGEVRRVDRKGINRLLDERSIVLLSPLGYSPTGEIFNLACEDVATRAAIDLGADKLLLFGADLGLIDENGRLVRELRPQQVPAHLQRLGSNYQGELLDAAAEACRGGVARSHIVSYAEDGALLTELFTRDGGGTLVAQEQFELVREAAIEDVGGLLDLISPLEEQGILVRRSREVLEREIEQFSVVEREGMIIACAALYQIADSDAGELACLAVNPEYRHGGRGDELLERIETRARAQGLKTLFVLTTRTAHWFRERGFEPSSVERLPSARASLYNYQRNSKIFEKTL from the coding sequence ATGCCCGAATACGTTAATTGGCTTCGTCACGCTTCTCCTTATATCAATGCCCACCGCGACTGCACCTTCGTCGTCATGCTGCCCGGCGACGGTGTGGAGCATCCGAACTTCGGCAATATCGTCCACGACCTGGTGCTGTTGCACAGCCTGGGTGTGCGACTGGTGCTGGTTCACGGTTCCCGTCCGCAAATTGAAACCCGTCTCGCTGCACGCGGCCTGATCCCGCATTACCACCACGGCATGCGCATCACCGATGCTGCGACCCTGGAGTGCGTGATCGACGCGGTCGGCCACCTGCGCATCGCCATCGAAGCGCGGTTGTCCATGGACATGGCCTCCTCGCCGATGCAGGGATCGCGTCTGCGGGTGGCCAGCGGCAACCTGGTGACGGCACGGCCGATCGGCGTGCTCGAAGGCGTCGACTATCACCACACCGGCGAAGTGCGCCGGGTCGATCGCAAGGGCATCAATCGCCTGCTGGACGAGCGCTCCATCGTGCTGTTGTCGCCGCTGGGCTACTCGCCGACCGGTGAGATTTTCAACCTCGCCTGCGAAGACGTCGCCACCCGCGCGGCCATCGACCTGGGCGCGGATAAATTGCTGTTGTTCGGCGCCGACCTGGGCTTGATCGATGAAAACGGTCGACTGGTCCGTGAATTGCGCCCGCAACAAGTGCCGGCGCATCTGCAACGCCTGGGCAGCAACTATCAGGGCGAACTGCTGGATGCGGCGGCGGAAGCCTGCCGTGGCGGCGTGGCGCGCAGCCACATCGTCAGCTATGCCGAAGACGGCGCGCTGCTGACCGAACTGTTCACCCGTGACGGTGGCGGTACGCTGGTGGCCCAGGAACAATTCGAATTGGTGCGCGAAGCGGCGATTGAAGACGTCGGCGGTTTGCTGGATTTGATCAGCCCACTGGAAGAGCAGGGGATTCTGGTGCGTCGCTCGCGGGAAGTGCTGGAGCGCGAGATCGAGCAGTTCAGTGTGGTCGAGCGCGAAGGCATGATCATCGCCTGCGCGGCGCTGTATCAGATTGCCGATTCGGATGCGGGGGAGTTGGCCTGTCTGGCGGTTAACCCGGAATATCGCCATGGCGGTCGCGGCGATGAATTGCTCGAGCGCATCGAAACCCGTGCCCGTGCCCAGGGGCTGAAGACCTTGTTCGTGCTGACGACCCGAACGGCGCACTGGTTCCGCGAGCGTGGTTTCGAGCCAAGCAGCGTCGAGCGCCTGCCGTCGGCGCGAGCGTCGCTGTACAACTATCAGCGTAATTCGAAGATCTTCGAAAAAACCCTGTAA